In Biomphalaria glabrata chromosome 11, xgBioGlab47.1, whole genome shotgun sequence, the following proteins share a genomic window:
- the LOC106054936 gene encoding uncharacterized protein LOC106054936, protein MGSKLAKLKQKSINQNQRTSQFSLHRSRCKSGVNSNSFIGDHETQESEAGEADLHKHFVNCKKNPGHRQFIPVDTFSLKHLPEGHQNKYLYELVKASADLTVRVSVKMTSPDRPRFWPQTTVPFPFFNERHAPTSRVGSGRVWNIHAMQDGIAQDGDECDDSSRTECWCTKCEDSDSPSNVWWEFFLHTASHVVFDDYEAKHTTLRLFYDKDDSPVVIVDKVMVEYVNLDYDVCVLKCVTCDESLGNRLAEMYGYHLIAWNLVLYKYTHTRDKHKMTFIVSHPHGCPKQISIGQWKAKKEIHDRTKFTYSTPTCPGSSGASVHCVGYSCMAWNSELVHSGCLKCGLNYSGAGRFP, encoded by the exons ATGGGATCGAAGTTGgccaaattaaaacaaaagtcaaTAAATCAAAACCAg AGAACTAGCCAATTTAGTCTTCATAGAAGCAGATGTAAAAGTGGTGTTAATAGCAACAGTTTCATTG GTGATCATGAAACTCAGGAGTCAGAAGCGGGAGAAGCTGATCTACATAAGCACTTTGTTAACTGTAAGAAGAATCCAGGTCATAGACAGTTTATACCTGTTGATACATTCAGCTTGAAACATTTACCCGAAGGTCATCAAAACAAATACTTGTATGAGCTTGTAAAAGCTTCAGCTGACCTGACTGTCAGAGTCAGTGTTAAAATGACCAGTCCAGACAGACCACGGTTTTGGCCGCAGACAACTGTACCATTTCCATTTTTTAATGAGAGGCACGCTCCAACCTCTAGGGTAGGAAGTGGGAGAGTGTGGAATATACATGCGATGCAGGATGGGATAGCACAAGATGGCGACGAGTGTGACGATAGTAGCCGCACAGAATGCTGGTGCACAAAATGTGAAGATTCGGACTCCCCCAGCAATGTGTGGTGGGAATTTTTTCTGCACACAGCCAGTCACGTGGTTTTTGATGACTACGAGGCGAAGCACACGACACTGAGACTCTTTTACGACAAAGACGATAGTCCAGTGGTCATTGTTGATAAAGTCATGGTTGAATACGTAAACCTTGACTATGACGTATGCGTGCTGAAATGTGTGACATGTGACGAAAGTTTAGGTAATAGACTGGCGGAAATGTATGGCTATCATTTAATAGCATGGAACCTAGTGTTATACAAATATACACACACCAGAGACAAACACAAGATGACCTTTATTGTATCTCATCCTCATGGATGCCCCAAGCAGATCAGTATTGGTCAATGGAAGGCCAAAAAAGAGATCCATGATAGAACAAAGTTTACTTACTCCACACCGACTTGTCCAGGAAGTAGCGGGGCCTCTGTCCATTGTGTGGGCTATAGTTGTATGGCGTGGAACTCAGAGCTTGTTCATAGTGGATGTTTGAAGTGTGGATTAAATTATAGCGGAGCTGGTCGTTTCCCGTAA